The Mustela erminea isolate mMusErm1 chromosome 18, mMusErm1.Pri, whole genome shotgun sequence genome has a window encoding:
- the MIEN1 gene encoding migration and invasion enhancer 1, giving the protein MSGEPGPTSEAPPPGEIEPGSGVRIVVEYCEPCGFEATYLELASAVKEQYPGIEIESRLGGTGAFEIEINGQLVFSKLENGGFPYEKDLIEAIRRASNGEPLEKITNSRPPCVIL; this is encoded by the exons ATGAGCGGGGAGCCGGGGCCGACGTCTGAAGCGCCCCCTCCCGGGGAAATTGAACCGGGTAGTGGGGTACGCATCGTGGTGGAGTACTG TGAACCCTGCGGTTTTGAGGCGACCTACCTGGAGCTGGCGAGTGCCGTGAAGGAGCAGTACCCCGGCATTGAGATCGAGTCGCGCCTGGGGGGCACAG GTGCCTTTGAGATCGAAATCAATGGACAGCTGGTGTTCTCCAAGCTGGAAAATGGGGGCTTCCCTTATGAGAAAGAT CTCATTGAGGCCATCCGAAGAGCCAGTAACGGAGAACCCCTAGAAAAGATCACCAACAGCCGTCCTCCATGCGTCATCCTGTAA